The region CCTCCTTGATGTAGGCGATGCGGGTCTTAAGCTGCATTGCGGGGCGGAGATCGAGAGTTTTGTGCATCTCGTGGGAAGGCGGCAGACCGTAGATGATAATGCCCGGCCTGACGGTGTTGAAGTGGCCTTTCGGCAGATCGACGGTCGCGGCGCTATTGGCGGCCGCGACGTAAGTCAGGCTGTTTCTGGCGGTAAGACGGTCCACGGCGGACCGGAAAGCGGCGAGCTGTTTCTCGGCGTAGCTCTTATCGGTCGCGTCGGCGGATGCGAGGTGGGTGAAGACGCCCACCAGTTCCACGCCGGGACTGGCCTGGATGTACTGGCGGAACTCCTCTACCTGCACCGGGGCCACGCCGATGCGGCCCATGCCCGTATCGGTCTTCAGCACGACGCGGCAGCGGCGTCCCGCATCGCGGGCGGCGTGGGAAAGAGCCTTGATACTGTCCATGGTGGCGACCGTGGCGATCAGGTGGTAATCGACGACCAGTTTCGCCTGCTCCGGAAGGGTAAGGCCGAGAATAAAGATCGGTACAGCCAGACCGGCGCCCCTCAGCTCGGCGCCCTCTTCCGCGAGGGCCACCGCCAGGCAGTCGGCGCCGGCCTCCAACGTCGCCCGGCTTACCTTGACAGCCCCATGCCCGTACGCGTTCGCCTTGACGACGGCTATAAGCTTGACCGCCGGGCCAACGGCCTCGCGTATCTGGCGGACGTTGTGGCGGATTGCCGCCAGATCGATCTCGGCGTAGGTTGGGCGCATACTAACCTCTCCCATTGCTTTTTTCCCCTATCGACAGACCGTGTTTACGAAGCTTTTTCAGGACCGCGGTATGGGACAGCCCGAGAACGGCTCCGATCTGCCGCGAAGTCCGGTAGCGCTTGAGAGCCTGCAGCAGCACATCCCGCTCCACCTCGTCCAGCGTTTCCGCCAGCGGACGTTCGGGAGCGGCTGCGCCCCGCGGCGAAGGTGTCTGAGACTGGTCGAGGACGATATGACCGGTGAGAATGATCTTGTCGCGCACGATATTGACCGCCCGCTCGATCACGTTCTCGAGCTCGCGGATGTTGCCCGGCCAGTGGTAGGCTGCCAGCTTGGCGAGGGCCGTCTCGCTGATCGCTTCGACAGGCTTCTGCAGCTTGGCGGCGAATCTTTTGATAAAAAACTCCACGAGCAGGGGGATGTCTTCCTGGCGTTCCCGGAGGGGCGGCAGGAAAAGGGGGATGACGTTGAGGCGGTAATAAAGATCTTCGCGAAAAGCCCCCCTGGCGATCAGATCTTCGAGATGGCGGTTGGTCGCCGCCAATATCCTCACATTGACGGTGTTTTCCCGCGTCCCCCCCAGGCGGCGCACCTTGCCGTCCTGCAGCACCCGCAGCAGCTTGGCCTGGAGGTGGGAGGAAAGCTCGCCGATCTCGTCAAGGAAGATAGTGCCGTTGTTGGCAAACTCGAACAGGCCCTGCTTGCCGCCCTTGACCGCGCCGGTGAAAGACCCCTCCTCGTAGCCGAACAGCTCGCTTTCCAGCAAAGTATCGGGAACTGCGGCGCAATTGAGGGGCACGAAAACCTTGTCCGCCCGCGGGGAGGCGGCATGGATGGCGCGGGCGAACAGCTCCTTGCCGGTGCCCGTCTCGCCGCGGATGAGCACGGTGGAATCGCCGCGGGCGATGGTCTTCGCAATCGCGACCACTTCCTGCATGGCGGCGCTGGTATACAATATCTCGTCGAAGGTGAACGTCATCTGCCCGGTGACGGTATAGACCAGTTCGCGTACATCGCTGATGTCCTTGAGCACGGCCACCGCGCCGATTATCCTGCCCCGGGCTCCCAGGATGGGGCGGCCGCTGGCCAGATAGTGGCTCTTGGTCCTCTCCAGAACGATCTCGCGGTTGTTATACACCGCCCCTGTCCGCAACGTCTCAAGCAGGGGCAGGCCGGGGGAAATCTCGGCCAGGGGGCGGCCGATCACTTCCTGGTAAGGCAGGCGGACGATCTGTTCCGCCGCCGGGTTGTAGTGGGTAACCTCGCCGTGGTGATTTATGGCGACGATGCCCTCGCCCACCGAAGCCAGCACCGCCTTGATCTGCTCGGCCTTCTCCTGGTGGGGCATCAGGTCGATCTCGACCGCGTCGATGACCTGGGGGATCGACTTGAGCGCCTCGATGACCGAGCCCTTTTCCCCCGGGCTGGTCGTCTCCGTTTCCAGATAAACGGTGTTAGGCTCGACCTCCATCGTCACGATGTTGAAATGGCGGGCGGCCAGCACCTGCGAAATGTCGAGGACCAAACCGACCCGGTCGATGTTGGGGATGCGCAGACGCAGCAGTTGCACCGTCGGCCCCCTTCCATAAGGAATAATATTACCAAAATTATACGGCGAGCAGGCATTATCCTCCGCCTGGTACAACTTTTTTTGCCGGCGTGGTATACTAGACGATGAAATGGTAGTATAAACCAAACGCGGATTTTTATGAGACGGTGATATTATGCAACTTAATGAGATCGGCGAATTCGGCCTCATCGACCGCATAAAAGAAGGCGCCCTCGCCGACCCGTCCGACGTCGTGGTGGGAATCGGCGACGACGCCGCCGCCTACCGGCCCGGGCCGGGTCTTCTGCAACTGATAACAACCGACATGCTGGTGGAGAGCGTCCACTTCCTGCTCGACAAAACCACCCCCTGGCAGCTTGGCTACAAAGCCATCGCCGTCAACCTCAGCGACATTGCCGCCATGGGCGGCCGCCCGCGGCAGGCGGTCGTATCGGTCGGCCTGCCCGCGCACCTGTCGGTGGAGTTCGTCGTCGAATTATACGACGGTATGAAAGAAATCTGCCGCGAATTTGCTGTCAACATCATCGGCGGCGACACCGTCTCCAGCCCCCGCGGCCTCGTCGTCAACGTCGCCGTCACCGGCGAAGTGGCGCCCGCCCGCCTCTTGAGGCGCTCCGGGTCCCGCCCCGGGGACCTGGTCGTCGTAACAGGCACCCTCGGCGACTCGGCCTGCGGCCTCGACCTTTTGCGGCTGCCCGGCTGGGACGAGCGCGCCTTCGCCTGGCCGCTCGTCACCGCCCACCTCACGCCCCGCCCGCAGGTCGACACCGGCCTCCGGCTGGCGCCCTGGGGGGCCACCAGCGCCGACGACATCAGCGACGGCCTGGCCAGCGAAGCCAACGAAATCGCCAAAGCCGGCGGGGTCGGCATCAGACTCTACGCCGACCGCATCCCCCTTTCCCCCGAGCTTGTCGAGGCTGCGGCCATATTCGGCCGGCAGCCGCTCGACTACGCCCTGTTCGGCGGCGAAGACTTCGAACTGATATTCACCATCGGCCCGGAGCATTTCGACCGCATTACCCACAGAGGCGGCCTGACGGTCATCGGCGAGGTCACCCGCAGGGAAGACGGGGTCGTGCTCGTCACCGGCGGCGCCGCCCGTCCCCTCGAGCCCCGCGGCTACAACCACTTTCGCTAAAGGGAGAAACCATGCTGACAATAAAAACCCACGACCCTGCCGCCACCCGCGCCTTCGGCCGCACCCTCGGCCGGCTGCTGGGTAAGGGCGACGTCGTTTGCCTCACCGGCGACCTGGGGGCCGGCAAAACCCTTCTCGTCCAGGGCATCGCCGCCGGCCTCGGCGTCAGCGACGACGTGACCAGCCCGACCTTCACCATCCTGCAAGTCTACGAAACGGGGCGGCTGCCGCTCTACCACTTCGACCTCTACCGGCTCGACAGCCCGGAAGAACTCGACAACATCGGCTTCGCCGAATACACCGGCGGCGACGGCGCGGCTGTCATCGAATGGGCCGACAAGTTCCCGGCCGCCATGCCGGAAGAGCACCTGCTGATCGAACTCAACCGCGGCGACGGCGAGTCCGACCGCCGCATCCAACTGACGCCGGCGGGCGGCCGTTACCGCCTCCTGTGCGAGGAGCTGAGCGACAAATGCTGATACTGGCCCTGGACACCGCCAGCCTGGTCTCGAGCGTCGCCCTGGCCAAACCCGGGCGATTGCTGGCCGAAATCACCCTCCAGACACGAAAAACCCATTCCGAGCGCCTTATGCCCCACATCGAACAACTCCTGGCCCTGGCCGACACCGACAAAACCGCCATCGGCGCGATCGCCGTCAGCATCGGCCCCGGATCGTTCACCGGTCTGAGGATCGGCCTGGCCACCGCCAAAGCTCTGGCTTACGCCCTCGGCACCCCGATAGTCGGCGTGCCCACCCTGGCGGCGCTGGCCTTCGGCTGCCCCGTGCCGGGAGCAATCCTCGCCCCCACCATGGACGCCCAGAAAGGCAACATCTACATAGCCCTTTACCGCTGGCAGGACGGCGTCCTCGACGAAGTCAAGCCGCCGGCCGTCATGCCCCACGCCGCCGCCGCCGCCCTCCTGGCCGCGCGACCCGAACCGGCGCTGGTCCTCGGCGAAGCGGCGGAACTTTATCCCGACACCTTCCGCCAGGCGGCGGTAGCCCTCGCCGAGCCCCATGTCGCCATGCCGCGGGCCGGCAGCGTCGCCATGCTTGGAGCCGGGCTGCTGGCCGCCGGCGAGCGTCACGACGTAATGGCCGTCGAACCCCTCTACATCAGAAGGTCGGAGGCGGAGGAACTATGGGAGAAACGCCACGGATGCCAGCGCTGAACATCCGCGCGATGCAATTGCCCGACCTCGAAGCGGTGCTGGCGGTGGAGCAATCCTCGTTCCTCACCCCCTGGTCCAGGGAAGCGTTCGTTGCCGAGATCGAAGACAACGACCTCGCCTGCTACCTCGTCGCCGAGGCTGAAGGGCAGGTCGTCGGTTACGCCGGCATGTGGATAATCCTCGACGAGGCTCATGTAACCAACGTCGCCCTGCTGCCCGCCTTCCGCGGCCGCGGCCTGGGGACCAGGCTCATGGACACGCTGCGTCAGGTCGCCAAGGCCCTGGGAGCGGCCCGCATGACCCTCGAAGTCAGACCGTCCAACCACGAGGCCCGGCGTCTTTACGGAAAGCTCGGCTTCGCGGAGCGGGGCGTCCGGCCGGGCTATTACACCGACACCAAGGAAGACGCGATAATAATGTGGCTCGACGGGCTATAGGCAAAAAAAAAGAGCCACTTGGCGTGGCTAAGGGGTGATTGTGATATAGACTATGCCGGCGCCCCGCCAGTTGTTACCGGGCGCAATAATATAAAGGGGCGGCCGCAGCCGCCCCGTGGAACCTTAGGTGAGGTTGTTAGATTCATATTGCTCGATCATCTTGCGGACCATGTGGCCGCCAACGCGGCCGCAATCGGCCGAAGTCATAGTGTTCCAGCCCTGGGAGCGAACGCGCTCGGCAATACCCAACTCGGAAGCGACTTCGAACTTCATCTGATCAAGCGCGTTTTCGGCGGCAGGATTAACGGGTCTGTTCGAGCGTGCCATTTAAGTCCCTCCTTTCCTGGGCCATCTCGTTATTTGCCCAGTAGTATTTTGCGCTTATTTCCGGCGTGGATACATTGTAAATATTACTACCAAAAGGAGCGTCAGCCCTTGACCCTTATTCTCGGCCTTGAGACAAGCTGCGACGAAACATCGGCAGCCGTTGTAGCCGACGGACGGACAGTCCTGTCCAACATCATCTCCTCCCAGATCGATCTGCACCAGCGATACGGCGGCGTCGTGCCCGAAATCGCCTCCCGCAAACACATCGAAAACGTCATGCCTGTCGTCCACCAGGCGCTGGCCGAGGCCGGCGCGACACTCGCCGACATCGACGCCATCGGCGTAACCTACGGTCCGGGGCTGGTCGGCGCCTTGCTTGTCGGCGTCGCGACCGCCAAAGCCCTGTCCTTCGCCGCCGGCAAGCGGCTCGTCGGCGTCAACCATCTCGAAGGCCACGTCTTCGCCAACTTTCTCGCCGCCGCCGACCTGGCCCCCCCGCTCATCGCCCTCATCGTATCCGGCGGCCATACCTCGCTCGTAAAACTCGCCGATTACAACACCTTCCGTCTCCTGGGACAAACGCGCGACGACGCCGCCGGCGAGGCCTTCGACAAAGTCGCGCGGGTCCTGCGGCTGCCATACCCCGGCGGGCCGGAAATAGAAAAACTCGCCGCGCAAGGCAACCCGGAGGCGATCGCCTTTCCGCGCGCCCTGAGCGGCAGTGGCTGCGAATTCAGCTTCAGCGGCCTCAAATCGGCGGTCCTCAACCACCTCAACGCCGCCCGCCAACGCGGCGATACGGTCAACGAAGCCGACGTCGCCGCCAGCTTCCAGGCCGCCGTAGTCGACGTCCTGTCCGCGAAAACCGTGCAGGCTGCAAGGGAGGCCGGCATCGACAAAGTCGCCCTGGCCGGCGGAGTGGCCGCCAACGGCCGGCTCCGCGCCGAACTCGCCGCCCGCTGCGCCGACCATAAAATCTCGCTTCACTATCCGCCGCCCGTCTATTGCACCGACAACGCCGCCATGATCGCCTGCCGCGCCCACTACCAGCACCTGGCCGGCTGTTGGGCGGGCCTCGACCTCAACGCCGTTCCCTCTCTTAAGCTCGGCGAAAAACGCTGCTGATGCGTAAAAAAGAATTTTCTAACAATTGTGGATAATGTGATCAAAATGTAAAAAAATGACGAAGAACAACCCTGTAGCCTGTGGATAACCCTGTGAATTGTGTTGATAACACCGGGATGACTCGACGGTCACGGGGATAATGCCGGAAAAAATGGCGAGCCATATTCGTAAATGTCCGATTATGTCGGTGAGAATGTCGATTATTCACCATCGGCAGCGGATTTCGCCGGCCTGCCTAGCCCCATTAATACGTACGGCCGGCTTTGTAATGCCGGCCGATAATTTGCCGCCGCGAAACAGGAATTTCCCCGTTCGAGGTGGAATACTATCAAACTTAATACTCCGTAGGAGGTTCCCATGGGCATAGTAGGCGATGTCTGCAGGAAAACAACCGCCCTGACCGCGGAACAAATCGAGGCTCTCGAAGTCATGGCCGACGCCCTGCAGATCGCCGCCGATCTCGCTCACGCCCAGGTAACCGTATACGCCAGAGCCTCAGAGTCCTCCCTCCTCGTCATAATCGCCCAGGCCAAGCCGCACACCAGCTTTATCCAATACAGGCCAAACCTCCTCGGCACGACGGTCAGCGCCACCGAAGAACCCCTGATATGGCGGACCATCACCAGCGGTGAACACATCAGCGGCGAACGGGAGTGGGCGCTGGGCATGGAAGTCCTCGCCATGCAGACCTTCCCGGTCCGCGACGCCGCCGGCCAGACCGTTGCCACCGTCAGTTTCGAATTCGGCGTCGAAGACGACGCTGCCGGCGACCACGGCATCCTCATCGAAACAGCCTATCAATTCCTGACCTCGGCGCGCGTAGCCGCCGGCACGGTCTACCGTCCGCTTTCGGCCCGCGAAGGCATCATCATCCTCGATGACCGGGGGCGGGTAGTCTACGCCAACACCGCCGCCGCCAGCATCTACCGTCTCTTCGGCGTAGGGCGCATCGTCGGCCGCCGCGTCTACGACCGCAACGTCAACCTCCGCCTCGCTCTCAAAGCCGCCAGCACCCGCCAGCCGCAGGAGAACGAACTGGAAATCGGCAACATCGTCCTGGCCCAGCGGGCCATCCCCATCGTCCGCGGCGGCCAGACAATAAGCACCATCATGATCGTTGCCGACATCACCGAGGTCAAGAAAAAAGAAAAAGAACTTCTCATAAAATCGGCGGTTATCCAGGAAATCCATCACCGCGTAAAAAACAACCTCCAGACCATCGCCAGCCTACTAAGGCTCCAGGCGCGCCGCACCCCCTCAGCTGAAGTCAAGGCCGCCCTGCGCGAAAGCGTCAACCGTATCCTCAGCATCTCGGTCGTGCATGAATTCCTCTCCCAGCAGGACGCCGAATTCATCGACGTATCCGAAGTCGCCAAAAACATCCTCGACCTGGTCATTGAGAACATGCTCGAACCCGACTTCAACGTCCAGACAGTCTTCAACGGCCGGCGGATGATCCTGCCGTCCGACCAGGCGATAAGCCTCGCCCTGGCGATCAACGAACTCATCCAGAACTCCATCGAACACGGCTTCGTCGGCCGGCGCGAAGGAGTCATCGGCGTCGAAATCGCCGCCCTGAAAGACTCCTACCAGATCGACATCTGGGACAACGGCATCGGTCTGCCGCCCGATTTCGGCCGCAAAGAAACCAACAGCCTCGGCCTGCAGATCATCAGGACCCTCGTCGAAAACGACCTTGGCGGTACGTTCCAACTGCAGTCGCGGAACGGGACCAGGGCAAGCATAATCGTACCGTGCAGCACGGAGGGAGGATAACATGCAACCCTTACGCATCGTCATCGCCGACAACGAATCGATAATCCGCATGGATCTCAAGGAACTGCTCGAAGAAGCGGGCCACACCGTCGTCGGCGAAGCGTCCGACGGCGTCAAGGCGATCGAACTGACCCGCAGACACCGCCCCGACCTTGTCGTCATGGACATCAAAATGCCTGAAATGGATGGCATCACCGCCGCCAAAATCATCTCCAACGAAAAAATCGCTCCTGTGCTGCTCCTTACCGCTTTCAGCCAGAAGGAAATCGTCGAAAAAGCCAAAGACTCCGGCGTTCTGGCCTACCTCGTCAAGCCGGTCAAAGAAGCCAACCTCTTCCCGGCCATCGAAATCGCCCTGTCGCGGTTCCAGGAATTCGCCGACCTCGAACGGGAACTGGAAGAAGTCAAAAACTCGCTCGAGACCCGCAAAATCCTCGACCGGGCCAAGGGCATCCTCATGGACGCCTACAGCCTCAGCGAAAGCGAAGCATACCGCCGCATCCAGCAGTACAGCATGTCCAAACGCAAGTCGATCCGCGAGGTCGCCGAAGCGATCGTCGAAGCCGCCACCAAGAAATAACAAGAAATAATAAGATATACTTTATTGCAGCTCTTGCGTGAAAGACGCAATCGCGAGCGGCGATTTATCTTCCGCGCCGTGGACAGGCATCTAGAAGGAGAACATTTATGGCGAAACGTCGGTACGAAGTTCACCCCGTCTCCGGCAAAAACTCGCTGCGCTTCTGGCCCGACGCGGTCAGTCCCCTCAGGGTAATCTGGAACTTCACCATCATCTCCCTAGGCCGGATATCGCCTTCCTTCCACATCAAGAACTTCCTCTACCGCCTGTTGGGGGTAAAGATCGGCCAAAACGCCTCCGTAGGCCTCATGGTCATGCTGGACATCTTCTTCCCCGAAACGATCGAAATCGGCGACAATGTCATCATCGGCTACAATACCACCCTGCTCGGCCACGAATTCCTCAAAGACGAATGGCGCAAAGGCAAAATCGTCATCGAAAAAGACGTCGTCATCGGCGCCAACTGCACCGTGCTGCCCGGCGTCATCATCGGCGAAGGCGCGGTCGTCTCGGCCATGACGCTCGTCAACCGCGACATCCCGCCCCGCTCCTTCTACGGCGGCGTGCCAGCGCGGGACCTGAGGGCGGAAAAATGACAGCCCTCTTCTACCGACAATGGTTCTTGCTATCCCTCGTCGCCGTCAACGCCGCCGGCACCGTCTGGGGCGTCTTCTGGTACTGGGAGCAGCTCCTTGCCACACCGTGGTACTTCCTGCCCTTCGTGCCCGACTCCCCCGGGCATGCCGCCCTGTTCGGCCTCTTCATCTGGTGGCTGGCGTCCGGGCGGGCGGAACGCCTCGGCCCGGGGCGGACCTTCATCGCCTGGGCGGGCGTGCTCGGCGTAATCAAATACGGCCTCTGGACGACCGTCGTCATCAGCCAGTATCTCCTTGCCCAGGGCAGCCAGCCCGGCGTAGAGGACTGGCTGCTCTACCTCAGCCACGGCGGCATGGCGGTCCAGGGACTCGTCTACATGGGGCGGCTGCCGAAGGCGGCGATGCCGGCCGCCCTAACCATCCTGTGGATGTCGGTCAACGACTTCTTCGACTACATCCTCTTCACCCATCCCCGCCTGCCGCTGCCCGACCAATTCGCCGCCGCCGCGTGGACCAACATCCTGCTGACACTGCTGATTAGTTTGCTGGCGATATGGCTTTTCCGGCGCAAAACGACACAACCGGCCAGGGAATAAATCCCCGGTCGGTTGTTTTTTTTACCGGACCTGGCCGGCTAATCGGCCAGTTGCCGGCACAAGCCTTTGCCCCATTCGCCCATGGCGTTCAGGACCGGCATGAAGCTGCGGCCAAGATCGGTCAGGGAGTATTCCACCTTGGGCGGAACCTCCTTATAGACCTCCCGGTGGACAAGGCCGTCCTTCTCCAGTTCGCGGAGCTGCTGGGTCAGGATGCCCTGGGATATATTGGGCAACAGCTTCTGCATCTCGCTGAACCGCTGGGTTTTCTGGCTCAGGTGCCAGAGGATGATCAGCTTCCATTTGCCGGCGATGAGGTTTTGCACAAAAGTTATCGGGCAAATCTCCGCATGGTAAGGAATCTTTGCCTTATTCGGAATAACCACCGAGCCTCGTCCCTCCACAAAAGTATTATTATTAGTAGTATATCATAAAATTATGCGTACTTGCTATTTCCTGGGTGAAGATATATTATCCTCTTAGATTCTTTTAGTGGAAAGGATGAACATTGGATGAAAAAACTGGTAGCCCTTATGGGCAGCCCGCGCAAACAAGGCAACACGGCCACGCTGGTGGGGGAAATCATCCGCGGCGCGCAGGCGTCCGGGGCAGAGGCCGAAATCTTTAACCTGAACGAAATGAAAATCACGCCCTGTCAGAGTTGCTTCCACTGCCGGGCCAACGAAGAATGTGCGGTCAAGGACGACATGGAAAAGGTATATTCCGCCGTCAAGGCGGCCGACGCCGTGGTTATCGGGTCGCCGGTATACATGTTCCAGGTCAACGCTCAGACCAAGCTGCTGTTCGACCGGCTGTTCCCGATGATGGATGCCAAATTTCAACCGCGCCACGGCGTCAAGAAGACGCTCGTGGTACTCGCCCAGGGCAATCCTGACCCCGGCGCCTTCAAGGCCTCCTGGGACGCTAACGCCCAAGTCCTCAAAGTCATGGGCCTGGAGGTGACCGACACCCTCATCGCGGCCGGAGCCAACGACCCGAAAGCGGCCGGAGCCGATGCCGCCCTGATGGCCAAAGCCTTTCAGGCCGGACAGGAGCTTGTAAAGTAAACCAGATAAGCCCTATAAGCTGAAGCGGCAGGCGGTAACCTGCCGCTTCAGCTTTATCCCGTTCATATTCCGGCCGGTCCCGGCCGGGAAAATTACCCCGCCCGATGGCCCCGAGCGTGCATAAAAAACCACGCGGAGCAGAAAATACCAGGGATGTCCTGCCTGCATGCAAATTTTTTGTTAAAAAAGCCGAATTTACCCGCTGATGCTCTTGATTTTCCGCCGCGAATTATATATCATAATTTATGGAATTAGCACTCGCTCGCGGTGAGTGCTAACAAGAAGAATACATACTGATACAAATACAAAAGGAGGGTTTTTCCACATGATCAAGCCGTTAGGCGACAGGGTAGTCATCAAAGTTCTCGAAAAAGAAGAGAAGACCAAAAGCGGCATCGTCCTTCCCGACACCGCCAAAGAGAAGCCTCAAGAGGGCAAAATCGTGGCCGTAGGCACCGGCAAGGTGCTCGAAAACGGCCAGCGCGTGGCGCTCGACGTCAAGGAAGGCGACAAAGTCATCTTCTCCAAGTACGCCGGCACCGAAGTTAAAATCGACGGCCAGGAGTATCTCATCCTCAGCGAACGCGACGTTCTGGCGATTGTTGAGTAATATAAGGGGGTAAAAAAGAAATGGCGAAGCAAATTGTATTTGACGAAGAAGCCCGCCGCGCTCTTGAAAAGGGCGTCAACGCGCTGGCCAACACCGTTAAAGTGACCCTTGGCCCCAAAGGCCGCAACGTAGTGCTTGACAAGAAATTCGGCGCCCCGACCATCACCAATGACGGCGTCACCATCGCCCGCGAAATCGAACTTGAAGACCCGTTCGAAAACATGGGCGCCCAGCTCGTCAAAGAAGTCGCCACCAAGACCAACGACGTCGCCGGCGACGGCACCACCACCGCCACCCTGCTGGCCCAGGCCATGATCCGCGAAGGCATGCGCAACGTCGCCGCCGGCGCCAACCCGATGATCCTCAAGAAAGGCATCGAAAAAGCCGTCGCCGCCGTTGTCGAGGAAATCAAGAAGAGCGCCAAGAAAGTCGAGACCAAGGACGCCATCGCCCAGGTCGCTTCCATCTCGGCCGCTGACGAAGAAATCGGCAAACTGATCGCCGAAGCCATGGAAAAGGTCGGCAAAGACGGCGTCATCACCGTCGAGGAATCCAAAACCACCGGCACCGACCTCGAAGTCGTCGAAGGCATGCAGTTCGACCGCGGCTACATCTCGCCCTACATGATCACCGATACCGACAAAATGGAAGCCGTACTGAACGACCCCTACATCCTCATCACCGACCGCAAGATCGGCGCCATCGCCGACCTGCTGCCCGTCCTCGAAAAAGTCGTTCAGCAGGGCAAGGAACTGCTCATCATCGCTGAAGACGTCGAAGGCGAAGCCCTCGCCACCCTCGTCGTCAACAAACTGCGCGGCACCTTCCGGGCCGTCGCCGTCAAGGCTCCCGGCTTCGGCGACCGCCGCAAGGCCATGCTCGAAGATATCGCCACCCTCACCGGCGGCACCGTCATCACCGAAGAACTCGGCCGCAAGCTCGACAGCGTCCAGGTTGCCGACCTCGGCCGCGCCCGCCAGGTCCGCGTCGCCAAGGAAGAAACCACCGTTGTCGACGGCGCCGGCGCTGCTGACGCCATCAAGGCCCGCGTCGCCCAGATCAAGGCCCAGATCGAAGAATCCACCTCCGACTTCGACAAGGAAAAACTCCAGGAGCGTCTGGCCAAACTGGCTGGCGGCGTAGCCGTCATCCGTGTCGGCGCCGCCACCGAAGTCGAACTCAAAGAGAAGAAGCACCGTATCGAGGACGCTCTCAACGCCACCCGCGCCGCGGTTGAGGAAGGCATCGTCCCTGGCGGCGGCACCGCCTTCATCGACGTCCTGCCCGTGTTCGACAAACTCTCCGGCAGCGGCGACGAAATGACCGGCGTGGCCATCGTCAAGCGCGCCGTCGAAGAACCGGTCCGCCAGATCGCCAACAACGCCGGCCACGAAGGCTCGGTCGTCGTTGAGAACGTCAAGAAAGCCGGCCAGGGCAAAGGCTTCAACGCCCTCACCGAGCAATACGTTGATATGATCGCCGCCGGCATCGTCGACCCGGCCAAAGTTACCCGCTCCGCCCTGCAGAACGCCGCCTCGATCGCGGCCATGGTCCTGACCACCGAATCGCTCGTCGCCGACAAGCCGGAAAAAGAACCCCCGATGCCCCCCGGCGGCATGGGCGGCATGGGCGGCATGGGCGGCATGATGTAAAGAGAGCCGAGAACCCTTGATTTACTTGGGTTCCCGACTCCGGAAAGTGCCGATGTTAACATTTTGTTAACGGAATTCGCGAAAAAAATTAGAGGCTGTTCATGAGTTCATCGAACTTATGAGCAGCCTCTTTTTTCATGTCCTTGGTAACGTGCAGGTAAACTCTTTTGGTAGTATCGTCATCGGTATGCCCCAGGCGTTCCATAATTTCCTCAAGACCCACACCCGCCTCCGCCAGCAAGGATGTATGTGTATGTCTTAGTGAGTGAGGAGTAAGCTCCTGGTTTAAACCAGCTATTTTAAGCAACCGGGCCATGCGAGCTTCAATAAGCTTAAGGTATATTGGATACCCGGGATGCTTGTCGACACAAAAAACAAAATTCTCATTATGCCAAATATCTCTATTGCGCATTTTATACTTGTTTTGCCTAGCTTGATGCTTTTCTAATTCTTTTATTACATGTTGTGAAACAATGATAACGCGTTT is a window of Selenomonadales bacterium 4137-cl DNA encoding:
- a CDS encoding response regulator is translated as MQPLRIVIADNESIIRMDLKELLEEAGHTVVGEASDGVKAIELTRRHRPDLVVMDIKMPEMDGITAAKIISNEKIAPVLLLTAFSQKEIVEKAKDSGVLAYLVKPVKEANLFPAIEIALSRFQEFADLERELEEVKNSLETRKILDRAKGILMDAYSLSESEAYRRIQQYSMSKRKSIREVAEAIVEAATKK
- a CDS encoding alpha/beta-type small acid-soluble spore protein, giving the protein MARSNRPVNPAAENALDQMKFEVASELGIAERVRSQGWNTMTSADCGRVGGHMVRKMIEQYESNNLT
- the tsaD gene encoding tRNA (adenosine(37)-N6)-threonylcarbamoyltransferase complex transferase subunit TsaD, yielding MTLILGLETSCDETSAAVVADGRTVLSNIISSQIDLHQRYGGVVPEIASRKHIENVMPVVHQALAEAGATLADIDAIGVTYGPGLVGALLVGVATAKALSFAAGKRLVGVNHLEGHVFANFLAAADLAPPLIALIVSGGHTSLVKLADYNTFRLLGQTRDDAAGEAFDKVARVLRLPYPGGPEIEKLAAQGNPEAIAFPRALSGSGCEFSFSGLKSAVLNHLNAARQRGDTVNEADVAASFQAAVVDVLSAKTVQAAREAGIDKVALAGGVAANGRLRAELAARCADHKISLHYPPPVYCTDNAAMIACRAHYQHLAGCWAGLDLNAVPSLKLGEKRC
- a CDS encoding flavodoxin family protein, with amino-acid sequence MKKLVALMGSPRKQGNTATLVGEIIRGAQASGAEAEIFNLNEMKITPCQSCFHCRANEECAVKDDMEKVYSAVKAADAVVIGSPVYMFQVNAQTKLLFDRLFPMMDAKFQPRHGVKKTLVVLAQGNPDPGAFKASWDANAQVLKVMGLEVTDTLIAAGANDPKAAGADAALMAKAFQAGQELVK
- a CDS encoding acyltransferase, with amino-acid sequence MAKRRYEVHPVSGKNSLRFWPDAVSPLRVIWNFTIISLGRISPSFHIKNFLYRLLGVKIGQNASVGLMVMLDIFFPETIEIGDNVIIGYNTTLLGHEFLKDEWRKGKIVIEKDVVIGANCTVLPGVIIGEGAVVSAMTLVNRDIPPRSFYGGVPARDLRAEK
- a CDS encoding helix-turn-helix domain-containing protein, whose protein sequence is MPYHAEICPITFVQNLIAGKWKLIILWHLSQKTQRFSEMQKLLPNISQGILTQQLRELEKDGLVHREVYKEVPPKVEYSLTDLGRSFMPVLNAMGEWGKGLCRQLAD
- a CDS encoding DUF1405 domain-containing protein, which codes for MTALFYRQWFLLSLVAVNAAGTVWGVFWYWEQLLATPWYFLPFVPDSPGHAALFGLFIWWLASGRAERLGPGRTFIAWAGVLGVIKYGLWTTVVISQYLLAQGSQPGVEDWLLYLSHGGMAVQGLVYMGRLPKAAMPAALTILWMSVNDFFDYILFTHPRLPLPDQFAAAAWTNILLTLLISLLAIWLFRRKTTQPARE
- a CDS encoding histidine kinase N-terminal domain-containing protein translates to MGIVGDVCRKTTALTAEQIEALEVMADALQIAADLAHAQVTVYARASESSLLVIIAQAKPHTSFIQYRPNLLGTTVSATEEPLIWRTITSGEHISGEREWALGMEVLAMQTFPVRDAAGQTVATVSFEFGVEDDAAGDHGILIETAYQFLTSARVAAGTVYRPLSAREGIIILDDRGRVVYANTAAASIYRLFGVGRIVGRRVYDRNVNLRLALKAASTRQPQENELEIGNIVLAQRAIPIVRGGQTISTIMIVADITEVKKKEKELLIKSAVIQEIHHRVKNNLQTIASLLRLQARRTPSAEVKAALRESVNRILSISVVHEFLSQQDAEFIDVSEVAKNILDLVIENMLEPDFNVQTVFNGRRMILPSDQAISLALAINELIQNSIEHGFVGRREGVIGVEIAALKDSYQIDIWDNGIGLPPDFGRKETNSLGLQIIRTLVENDLGGTFQLQSRNGTRASIIVPCSTEGG